Proteins encoded within one genomic window of Acidiferrobacter thiooxydans:
- a CDS encoding HlyD family secretion protein: MSRLSQIVRALLRQKALLAFVAILLLYGAYVYWRSLQDYVSTDDAYVGAHVVSIAAQVSGPVARVFVHNNRPVRAHQRLFEIDPHPYQIAVLAARASVAQRQALLANAEAISGRTQRMAVHHFLSSQASETAQATVKADRAALAAAKAALARARLNLSHCLVRAPTNGYLSNMRLRPGAYIQAGTPLFALIASREYWVTANFKETSLSRVVVGDRAHIHIDMYPNQRFRGRVVGISGGSGTAFSLLPPENATGNWVKVTQRVPVRILILNPNPRWPLRIGTSATATVFFRKARKH, translated from the coding sequence ATGTCTCGACTGTCGCAGATAGTCCGCGCCCTGCTCCGTCAAAAGGCCCTGCTCGCCTTCGTCGCCATCCTCCTCCTCTATGGCGCTTATGTGTATTGGCGCAGCCTTCAGGATTACGTGAGCACGGATGATGCCTATGTGGGCGCCCATGTCGTGTCGATAGCCGCACAGGTCTCCGGACCGGTGGCACGGGTGTTTGTCCACAATAACCGGCCGGTTCGCGCCCATCAGCGCCTGTTTGAGATCGACCCGCATCCCTATCAAATCGCCGTGCTCGCGGCGCGCGCCTCGGTCGCGCAACGCCAGGCCCTGCTCGCCAATGCCGAGGCCATTAGCGGTCGCACGCAACGCATGGCCGTGCACCACTTTTTGTCATCACAAGCCTCGGAGACGGCACAGGCCACGGTCAAGGCCGACCGCGCCGCCCTGGCCGCCGCCAAGGCCGCGCTCGCGCGCGCGCGACTCAATCTCTCTCACTGTCTGGTGCGTGCACCGACCAATGGTTACCTCAGCAACATGCGCCTGCGACCCGGCGCCTACATACAGGCGGGCACGCCGCTGTTCGCCCTGATCGCGAGCCGCGAGTATTGGGTAACGGCCAACTTCAAGGAGACCTCCCTTAGCCGCGTGGTCGTAGGCGACCGTGCCCACATCCATATCGACATGTACCCAAATCAACGCTTCCGCGGTAGAGTAGTAGGCATCAGCGGCGGGAGCGGTACGGCCTTCTCGCTCCTTCCACCGGAAAACGCCACCGGGAACTGGGTCAAGGTCACGCAGCGCGTTCCGGTGCGGATATTGATTCTAAACCCGAACCCCCGCTGGCCACTCAGGATCGGGACGAGCGCGACCGCCACGGTCTTTTTCCGCAAGGCCCGCAAACATTGA
- a CDS encoding acylphosphatase, translating into MGCVRLTVTGTVQGVGFRAYVRDEARHLGVTGWVRNRANGSVEVLACGPETALAALTARIAKGPAGAQVMGVGREAADEGRIPESFLVRYDEI; encoded by the coding sequence ATGGGTTGTGTCAGATTGACCGTCACGGGGACCGTGCAGGGCGTCGGCTTTCGGGCCTATGTGCGCGATGAGGCGCGTCATCTTGGCGTGACCGGCTGGGTGCGCAATCGCGCGAATGGGTCCGTCGAGGTTCTGGCGTGCGGTCCGGAGACGGCGCTTGCGGCGCTGACCGCGCGGATCGCCAAGGGTCCGGCGGGGGCGCAGGTCATGGGTGTGGGGCGCGAGGCGGCAGACGAAGGGCGCATACCCGAGAGCTTTTTGGTGCGTTACGACGAGATCTGA
- a CDS encoding ROK family protein — translation MRIGIDLGGTKIEGIAMDASGRELARRRIATPAVRGYDAILEAIAALVRDLEGVTEGPCTVGVGSPGAISHKTGVLKNSNTICLNGRPLREDLARRLDRPVRLENDANCLALSEARDGAGQGRRCVFAVILGTGVGGGLVLDGALWPGRQHIAGEWGHNVLETDGPACYCGRRGCVETLLSGPGLAASYRALGGQDGATAQEIASRAACDARAQAALDLYCARLGRALGVVVNILDPDVIVLGGGLSAIPALYTEVPTLLAQAAFTDDLTTPIVPAQHGAASGVRGAAHLWPPSPLEPRKGAAP, via the coding sequence GTGCGCATAGGCATCGACCTCGGCGGCACCAAGATTGAAGGAATCGCGATGGACGCCTCGGGCCGCGAGCTTGCCCGTCGGCGCATAGCGACTCCGGCCGTGCGGGGCTATGACGCGATCCTGGAGGCGATCGCGGCGCTTGTCCGGGATCTCGAGGGCGTAACCGAAGGTCCGTGCACCGTGGGCGTCGGTAGTCCGGGCGCGATCTCGCACAAGACCGGGGTGCTGAAGAACTCCAATACCATCTGCCTCAACGGCCGACCACTGCGCGAGGACCTCGCGCGCCGCCTCGATCGCCCGGTGCGCCTTGAGAATGACGCCAACTGCCTGGCCTTGAGCGAGGCACGCGACGGGGCCGGCCAGGGCCGGCGCTGCGTATTCGCGGTCATCCTCGGCACCGGGGTCGGCGGGGGCCTCGTCCTCGACGGGGCCTTGTGGCCGGGACGCCAGCACATCGCCGGCGAGTGGGGACACAACGTCCTGGAGACCGACGGCCCGGCCTGCTACTGCGGGCGCCGGGGATGCGTAGAGACCCTGCTCTCCGGTCCGGGGCTTGCCGCCAGCTATCGGGCCCTGGGCGGGCAGGATGGGGCCACGGCCCAGGAGATCGCATCGCGCGCCGCGTGCGATGCCCGCGCGCAGGCCGCCCTCGATCTCTATTGCGCGCGCCTCGGGCGCGCGCTGGGGGTCGTGGTCAATATCCTGGACCCGGACGTGATCGTGCTCGGCGGCGGCTTGAGCGCGATCCCGGCCCTCTACACCGAGGTGCCCACACTCCTCGCGCAAGCGGCGTTCACGGATGATCTGACCACGCCCATTGTCCCCGCCCAACACGGCGCCGCCTCCGGCGTGCGCGGCGCCGCGCACCTATGGCCGCCATCGCCCCTGGAACCCCGCAAAGGCGCCGCGCCATAA
- a CDS encoding MarR family winged helix-turn-helix transcriptional regulator, whose translation MGLPQESFAGILHETARLWRTELDRRLRPLGLSQAKWRMLVHIACSDNCTQAELAARLGVEAPTVVGLLDRLTADGLVMRRESPHDRRSKTVHLCEGGRALMRPISEMAEDLSHELLTQLSAEEVTITTAALNKIRDRLLSL comes from the coding sequence ATGGGGCTTCCTCAAGAGTCGTTTGCAGGAATACTCCATGAAACGGCGCGGCTGTGGCGGACCGAGCTGGATCGACGGCTGCGACCGCTTGGCTTAAGCCAGGCCAAATGGCGCATGCTGGTCCATATTGCCTGTAGCGACAACTGCACACAGGCCGAGCTTGCGGCACGCCTTGGGGTCGAGGCGCCGACGGTCGTGGGCTTACTGGACCGCCTGACCGCCGATGGCCTAGTCATGCGACGGGAATCGCCGCATGACCGGCGCAGCAAGACCGTTCATCTCTGCGAGGGGGGGCGTGCCTTGATGCGGCCCATAAGCGAAATGGCCGAAGACCTGAGCCACGAACTTCTTACGCAGCTGAGTGCCGAGGAAGTGACCATTACTACCGCTGCCCTCAATAAAATCCGTGACCGGCTTTTATCTCTTTAA
- a CDS encoding RNA-guided endonuclease InsQ/TnpB family protein, translating to MQRLQAFKYELIPTGDEQRQMRRFAGSCRVVFNEALALQKKRYERGEKRLGYAGLCKELTAWRNGAPLPSGRTAAWLADAPVHPLQQTLKDLERAYANFFAKHADFPCFKKKGQRDRFRDPDPKQIKLDQANDRVFLPKLGWLHYRNSREVLGTVKNVTVSLSGGKWFISIQTERHVAEPVPPASSMVGIDRGIMRFATLSDGTFVAPLNGFKRHQDRFRKAQQSMSRKQKFSHNGKKARARVQRIHTRIGATRRDFLHKTTTATGHAAGHVSQNHAIVCLEDLPVRNMSQSAAGTTEKPGRTVRAKSGLNKSILDPGGFEFRRPLDYKLAWNGGWLVAVPPHYTSRTCPCCGHISADNRKTQARFACVECGFADNADLVGAINILSRGMHMLRDEGQDTADASAGWDTTARIACEVSGAVMPPAAGTRRSDLGAAQCRALAP from the coding sequence ATGCAGCGCCTCCAAGCCTTCAAGTATGAACTGATACCGACTGGCGATGAGCAGCGTCAGATGCGCCGCTTCGCCGGCTCGTGCCGTGTCGTGTTCAATGAGGCGCTGGCTTTACAGAAGAAACGCTACGAGCGTGGCGAGAAGAGGCTTGGCTACGCCGGACTGTGCAAGGAACTCACCGCATGGCGCAATGGCGCCCCGCTGCCATCCGGCCGCACGGCGGCCTGGCTTGCGGACGCGCCCGTTCACCCGCTGCAGCAGACGCTCAAGGACTTGGAGCGGGCCTACGCCAACTTCTTCGCCAAACACGCCGACTTCCCGTGTTTCAAGAAGAAGGGCCAACGCGACCGCTTTCGCGATCCCGATCCGAAGCAGATCAAGCTCGATCAGGCCAACGATCGGGTGTTCTTGCCCAAACTCGGGTGGTTGCATTATCGCAACAGCCGGGAGGTGCTGGGCACGGTGAAGAATGTCACCGTGTCCCTGAGCGGTGGCAAGTGGTTCATCAGCATCCAGACCGAGCGCCATGTGGCCGAACCCGTCCCCCCTGCCTCCAGCATGGTCGGCATCGACAGGGGGATCATGCGCTTCGCCACGCTCTCGGACGGCACGTTCGTGGCCCCGCTCAACGGTTTCAAGCGGCACCAGGACCGGTTTCGCAAGGCCCAGCAGTCCATGAGCCGCAAACAGAAGTTCAGCCACAACGGGAAGAAGGCGAGGGCCCGCGTCCAGCGCATCCATACCCGGATCGGTGCTACCCGCCGCGACTTCCTGCACAAGACCACGACTGCGACCGGCCATGCGGCCGGCCATGTCAGCCAAAACCACGCGATCGTATGTCTCGAGGACCTGCCGGTGCGGAATATGTCCCAATCAGCGGCCGGCACAACCGAGAAACCGGGAAGAACCGTCCGGGCCAAGTCCGGCCTGAACAAGTCCATCCTCGACCCGGGCGGGTTCGAGTTCCGCCGCCCACTGGACTACAAGCTGGCGTGGAACGGCGGCTGGCTCGTCGCCGTGCCGCCGCACTACACCAGCCGGACGTGCCCGTGCTGTGGCCACATCAGCGCCGACAATCGCAAGACGCAAGCCCGATTTGCCTGCGTGGAGTGCGGTTTCGCGGACAACGCCGATCTCGTCGGCGCGATCAACATCCTTTCCCGCGGGATGCACATGCTGCGGGACGAAGGGCAGGACACGGCGGACGCTTCCGCCGGGTGGGACACCACAGCCCGAATCGCCTGTGAAGTGAGCGGTGCAGTCATGCCGCCAGCAGCAGGAACCCGCCGAAGCGACTTAGGGGCAGCTCAATGCCGCGCCTTGGCGCCGTAG
- a CDS encoding type 1 glutamine amidotransferase, translating into MKPLAIFRHAPGEGPGYLADVLKRHGLPHTLIRVDQGDAMPQTARDYSGLIFMGGPMSVNDPLPWIPKALTLIREAQAAGQPVLGHCLGGQLISKALGGVVGPNPVMEIGWGLVERVPGEAGRQWLAGLPERFEVFHWHGETFTIPQDAAPILTGPFCRHQGFVIGRTLALQCHIEMTTTMIDAWAGSTAGRRLVASPSVQTAEVMRADAAAKVASLHKTADILYARWLDALCA; encoded by the coding sequence ATGAAACCTCTTGCCATTTTTCGACATGCCCCCGGCGAGGGCCCGGGCTACCTAGCCGATGTCCTGAAAAGGCATGGCCTGCCCCATACCCTGATCCGCGTCGATCAGGGTGATGCCATGCCGCAGACGGCCCGCGATTACTCGGGGCTCATCTTCATGGGCGGCCCCATGAGCGTAAATGACCCCCTACCATGGATCCCCAAGGCCCTGACGCTCATCCGCGAGGCGCAGGCTGCTGGCCAGCCGGTGCTGGGCCATTGCCTGGGGGGCCAACTCATCAGCAAGGCCCTAGGTGGAGTGGTCGGACCCAACCCGGTGATGGAGATCGGCTGGGGTCTGGTCGAGCGCGTGCCGGGCGAGGCCGGCCGGCAATGGCTCGCCGGTCTGCCCGAGCGCTTCGAGGTCTTCCACTGGCACGGCGAGACCTTCACGATCCCACAGGATGCCGCCCCGATCCTGACCGGCCCCTTCTGCCGACATCAAGGCTTTGTCATCGGTCGCACCCTCGCCCTGCAGTGCCACATCGAGATGACCACCACCATGATCGACGCCTGGGCGGGCAGCACCGCCGGGCGACGTCTCGTGGCCTCGCCCTCGGTTCAAACCGCCGAGGTCATGCGCGCGGATGCCGCCGCCAAGGTCGCGTCCCTGCACAAAACCGCGGACATCCTCTACGCCCGCTGGCTCGATGCCCTGTGCGCATAG
- a CDS encoding DHA2 family efflux MFS transporter permease subunit, protein MSPRQRLLITIAVMATTVMQVLDTTIVNVALPHMEGQLEATPDQITWVLTSYLVASAVFMPLTGFFMDRLGRRRYLLISIFGFVLFSALCGLAGSLDQIVVFRLLQGAFGASLVPLSQAILVSVYPIEERGRAMAIWGIGVMIGPILGPTLGGYLTEVLSWRWTFFINLPVGILSYVLALTSVPDTARHERAMDWAGLAYLALCISALQFLLDRGNEYGWLGSRRIQLAVVVAIAGLVAFAVHSIGRRGARLFDLRILADRNFTVASLLLAIFGLGMYGSMVMQPLFLEELLHYPTLTTGLAMAPRGIVSAFSMLIVGRLITRMSPRILITIGIVLSGLGTWAMGRYDLYIGEWQVIWPILIQGLGLGMIYVPLSTVAFSTLPRESASEAAGLFSLMRTVGSSIGISLVTTMFIRHGQIAWNAIGAHISTFGAAATTYLAPLHLLPQSALGARVLAGTLTRQSQMVAFDAAFVFITMSFVAMLPLVLLIKGHRLGGETSPMVAAD, encoded by the coding sequence GTGAGCCCCAGACAGCGCCTGCTGATCACGATTGCGGTCATGGCAACGACCGTGATGCAGGTGCTCGACACCACGATCGTGAACGTCGCCCTACCGCACATGGAAGGGCAACTCGAGGCCACTCCCGATCAGATCACCTGGGTGCTGACGAGCTACCTCGTGGCGTCCGCGGTGTTCATGCCGCTCACGGGGTTTTTCATGGACCGGCTCGGCCGCCGACGTTACCTGCTCATCAGCATCTTCGGGTTCGTACTGTTCTCCGCCTTGTGCGGATTGGCCGGCTCGCTTGATCAGATCGTCGTGTTTCGTCTGTTGCAGGGGGCCTTCGGGGCCTCCCTGGTCCCGCTTTCGCAGGCCATCCTGGTAAGCGTCTACCCGATCGAGGAACGTGGACGGGCGATGGCCATATGGGGCATCGGGGTCATGATAGGCCCCATTCTCGGACCCACCCTGGGCGGCTATCTGACTGAGGTCTTGAGCTGGCGCTGGACCTTTTTCATAAACCTTCCGGTCGGCATCCTCTCCTATGTCCTGGCGCTCACATCGGTCCCCGACACCGCGCGCCACGAGCGTGCCATGGACTGGGCGGGGCTGGCCTATCTGGCCCTATGCATCAGTGCCCTGCAATTCCTTTTGGATCGCGGCAACGAATATGGCTGGCTCGGATCGCGGCGCATTCAGCTGGCGGTGGTGGTGGCGATCGCCGGTCTGGTGGCCTTCGCGGTGCATAGTATCGGGCGGCGCGGAGCGCGCCTCTTCGATCTGCGCATCCTCGCCGACCGCAACTTTACGGTGGCAAGCCTCCTGCTCGCGATCTTCGGTCTCGGCATGTACGGGTCCATGGTCATGCAGCCGCTATTTCTCGAAGAACTCCTTCACTACCCGACGCTTACCACCGGTCTCGCCATGGCGCCGCGGGGCATCGTGAGCGCATTCAGTATGTTGATCGTAGGCCGGCTCATCACCCGCATGAGTCCGCGTATCCTGATCACCATCGGCATCGTCTTGAGCGGCCTTGGGACCTGGGCCATGGGACGCTACGACCTCTATATCGGTGAATGGCAGGTCATTTGGCCGATACTGATCCAAGGTCTGGGCCTGGGTATGATCTATGTGCCGCTCTCGACAGTCGCATTCTCGACGCTCCCGCGCGAGTCGGCATCGGAGGCCGCGGGGCTCTTTAGCCTTATGCGCACGGTCGGCTCATCCATCGGCATCTCGCTGGTCACGACCATGTTCATCCGCCATGGCCAGATTGCATGGAACGCGATAGGGGCGCACATCAGCACCTTTGGGGCAGCCGCCACTACCTATCTCGCGCCCCTGCACCTGCTGCCGCAATCCGCGCTCGGCGCCCGCGTGCTGGCCGGGACCCTGACCCGACAGTCGCAGATGGTGGCCTTCGATGCCGCGTTCGTGTTTATCACGATGAGCTTTGTCGCCATGTTGCCACTCGTGCTTTTGATCAAGGGGCACCGGCTGGGCGGAGAAACATCCCCCATGGTCGCCGCCGACTAG
- the tnpA gene encoding IS200/IS605 family transposase, giving the protein MSNDNDIRHGRHCVFKMHVHLVFVAKYRRKVFDGDAIERLRIIFAKTCADFEAQLIEMDGEDDHVHLLVEYPPKVAVSNLVNSLKGVSSRLLRKERPDVHKRYWNGVLWSPSYFASSCGGAPISIVRQYIEQQQTPH; this is encoded by the coding sequence ATGAGCAATGACAACGATATTCGACACGGACGGCACTGCGTCTTCAAGATGCATGTACATTTGGTCTTTGTGGCGAAATACCGTCGCAAGGTATTCGACGGCGACGCCATCGAGCGGCTGCGCATCATCTTCGCCAAAACCTGCGCCGACTTCGAGGCGCAATTGATCGAGATGGACGGCGAGGACGATCATGTGCATCTACTGGTCGAATACCCGCCCAAGGTCGCCGTCTCAAACCTCGTGAACAGCCTCAAGGGCGTGTCCAGTCGATTACTGCGCAAAGAGCGCCCCGACGTTCACAAGCGCTACTGGAATGGCGTTCTCTGGTCGCCGTCCTACTTTGCGTCCTCTTGCGGGGGCGCCCCGATCTCTATCGTGCGGCAGTACATTGAGCAGCAACAGACACCACACTGA
- a CDS encoding universal stress protein has protein sequence MVFRTMLLCYDGTREGRTALHQGAELASACGAFVHLLAVVRTSATAIVGESLSSDAPFAEQTRQTEEILNEGVTRLTERGVKARGHVALGEPIDEIARAAKTLQVDLIVLGHRTQSAFARWWRGSVGVTLLDLSACSILVCIENPPPPEIGP, from the coding sequence ATGGTCTTTCGCACCATGCTCCTCTGTTACGACGGCACCCGTGAGGGGCGCACCGCGCTCCATCAGGGGGCGGAACTGGCAAGTGCCTGCGGCGCCTTCGTCCACCTCCTTGCCGTCGTCCGTACCAGCGCCACAGCGATCGTGGGCGAATCGCTGTCGAGTGATGCACCGTTTGCGGAACAGACGCGCCAGACCGAAGAGATCTTGAACGAGGGCGTCACCCGGCTTACTGAGCGTGGCGTAAAGGCGCGGGGACATGTGGCGCTGGGCGAGCCCATAGACGAGATCGCGCGCGCCGCAAAGACCCTGCAGGTGGATCTTATCGTACTCGGCCACCGCACACAGTCGGCATTCGCGCGATGGTGGCGAGGGTCCGTGGGTGTAACACTCCTCGATCTGTCAGCGTGCAGCATCCTGGTATGTATCGAGAATCCTCCCCCTCCTGAAATCGGGCCGTGA
- a CDS encoding helix-turn-helix domain-containing protein: protein MQRLQAFKYELIPTGDQQRQMRRFAGSCRVVFIVRLMQPIRHSRVAYGVSGLCECRSRFLVLSATATADRRALSDRSVSRASPPTAVHVSSGVCGPAVVRTRSDGACFQVLRPPRSFDGLYCARATAGMPPCPYATHIRLPPA, encoded by the coding sequence ATGCAGCGCCTCCAAGCCTTCAAGTATGAACTGATACCGACCGGCGACCAGCAGCGTCAGATGCGCCGCTTCGCTGGCTCGTGCCGTGTCGTGTTCATAGTCCGGCTCATGCAGCCGATTCGCCACAGTAGGGTAGCTTACGGTGTATCCGGCTTGTGTGAGTGCCGCTCCAGGTTCCTCGTGCTCAGCGCAACGGCGACAGCGGATCGCCGCGCGCTGTCGGATCGATCAGTGTCCCGCGCGTCTCCGCCAACTGCGGTTCACGTGTCCTCAGGTGTTTGCGGTCCCGCCGTGGTCCGAACCCGTTCGGATGGCGCCTGCTTCCAGGTCCTCAGGCCGCCGAGATCGTTTGACGGCTTATACTGTGCACGTGCCACGGCCGGCATGCCCCCTTGTCCATATGCGACCCATATCCGCCTGCCCCCAGCGTGA
- a CDS encoding transglycosylase SLT domain-containing protein: MPGLPSAWRLRTLGLALWALAQASSAAAPTATPWGHIPIHRDAFPNRFAAEVWLADMSQRLSVLVPGRRFRLRLLEDVRYAALREGLRPRVVLAVIEVESAFNPYAISPRGALGLMQVMPFWTKRLGEPTANLFRIRTNLRMGCHILRHYLNRHRGDLFTALAAYNGSNGLPYYPDRVYRVFHARWFHQ, from the coding sequence GTGCCCGGCTTGCCAAGCGCCTGGCGTCTTAGGACCCTAGGCCTCGCGCTGTGGGCACTGGCCCAGGCGTCAAGCGCCGCTGCCCCCACCGCGACGCCCTGGGGGCACATCCCCATCCACCGTGACGCATTCCCGAACCGCTTCGCAGCCGAGGTGTGGCTCGCCGACATGTCACAACGCCTCTCGGTCCTGGTCCCGGGGCGGCGCTTTCGGCTACGCCTGCTCGAAGACGTCCGGTACGCAGCGCTGCGCGAGGGCCTGCGCCCGCGCGTGGTGCTCGCCGTGATCGAGGTGGAGAGCGCCTTCAACCCCTACGCGATCTCCCCCCGGGGCGCGCTTGGTCTCATGCAGGTGATGCCGTTCTGGACGAAGCGGCTGGGAGAACCGACCGCCAACCTCTTTCGGATACGCACCAACCTGCGCATGGGGTGCCATATCCTCCGACATTACTTGAACCGTCACCGCGGCGATCTATTCACGGCACTCGCCGCCTATAACGGCAGCAACGGACTGCCCTACTACCCCGACCGTGTCTATCGCGTCTTCCACGCACGCTGGTTCCATCAATAG
- a CDS encoding proline--tRNA ligase: MRTQALLLATLKENPADAEIVSHRLMLRAGMIRKLASGLYTWLPMGLRVLRKVEAIVREEMNRSGAQEVLMPAVQPAELWQESERWQYYGPELLRLTDRHDRAFCFGPTHEEVITDLARREIRSYRQLPMNFYQIQTKFRDEVRPRFGVMRAREFLMKDAYSFHADQASLKATYEIMYATYQRIFTRLGLRFRAVRADTGSIGGDASHEFHVLADTGEDAIITCPACDYAANVELAQSGAAQARATAAETLAEVSTGTAHSVDEVAQTLSVSTARILKTVFIKGIHGPIALYVRGDREINPVKAAKVPNALSPLTFATPAEVRIAGGVPGAAGPKGLAIPGYADPEALALADFVCGANREDHHFKGANWGRDFPEPAAFDLREVVAGDPCPQCATALERGRGIEVGHIFQLGTKYSSRMAAGFLDETGRSQPFIMGCYGIGVSRVVAAAIEQNHDERGIVWPTPIAPFAVAIVPIGFHNSPQVAQAAQRLYDDLLSAGIDVLLDDRDERPGVLFGDMDLIGLPHRLVIGDRGLKAGTIEYKGRGDAEPENWPLADVRARLAKRLAS; encoded by the coding sequence ATGCGTACCCAGGCGCTATTGCTGGCCACCTTGAAAGAAAACCCGGCGGACGCCGAGATCGTAAGCCATCGCCTCATGCTGCGCGCCGGCATGATCCGCAAGCTCGCCTCGGGACTCTATACCTGGCTACCCATGGGGCTGCGTGTGCTGCGCAAGGTTGAGGCCATCGTCCGCGAGGAAATGAACCGGTCGGGCGCCCAGGAGGTCTTGATGCCGGCCGTCCAGCCCGCCGAACTCTGGCAGGAATCCGAACGCTGGCAATATTACGGACCGGAACTCTTGCGGCTCACCGATCGTCACGACCGGGCATTCTGCTTCGGCCCTACTCATGAAGAGGTGATCACCGATCTCGCACGCCGCGAGATCCGCAGCTACCGCCAGCTGCCCATGAACTTCTATCAGATCCAGACTAAATTCCGCGACGAGGTACGCCCACGGTTCGGGGTCATGCGCGCACGCGAGTTTTTGATGAAAGACGCCTATTCCTTCCATGCCGATCAGGCCTCACTCAAGGCCACCTACGAGATCATGTACGCGACCTATCAGCGCATATTCACGCGCCTTGGTCTGCGTTTTCGTGCGGTACGTGCCGACACCGGGAGCATAGGCGGCGATGCCTCCCACGAATTCCATGTCTTGGCCGACACCGGCGAGGACGCGATCATCACCTGCCCGGCGTGTGACTACGCCGCTAATGTCGAGCTCGCGCAAAGCGGCGCAGCGCAGGCCCGGGCGACGGCCGCAGAGACCCTCGCCGAGGTGTCTACCGGCACGGCCCACAGCGTGGACGAAGTAGCGCAGACCTTGTCGGTCAGCACGGCGCGCATCCTAAAGACGGTGTTCATCAAGGGCATACACGGCCCGATTGCGCTGTATGTGCGCGGCGACCGCGAGATCAATCCGGTCAAGGCCGCCAAGGTCCCCAACGCCCTGAGCCCTTTGACCTTCGCCACACCCGCCGAGGTGCGCATCGCGGGCGGTGTGCCGGGGGCCGCCGGACCCAAGGGACTCGCGATCCCGGGTTACGCCGACCCCGAGGCCCTGGCGCTTGCCGACTTCGTATGCGGCGCCAATCGCGAGGACCATCACTTCAAGGGCGCCAATTGGGGGCGCGACTTTCCGGAGCCCGCGGCGTTCGATCTGCGTGAAGTGGTGGCCGGCGACCCCTGCCCGCAATGCGCAACGGCCCTAGAGCGCGGTCGCGGCATCGAGGTCGGGCATATCTTTCAGCTGGGCACGAAATACAGCAGCCGCATGGCCGCGGGCTTTTTGGACGAAACCGGCCGGTCCCAGCCGTTCATCATGGGCTGCTACGGCATCGGCGTGTCGCGCGTGGTGGCGGCGGCCATCGAACAAAACCACGACGAACGGGGCATCGTCTGGCCGACCCCGATCGCACCCTTTGCAGTCGCCATCGTGCCCATCGGCTTCCATAATTCCCCGCAAGTGGCACAGGCCGCCCAGCGCCTCTACGACGATCTGCTGAGTGCGGGCATCGATGTCCTACTCGATGATCGCGACGAACGCCCGGGCGTGCTGTTCGGGGACATGGACCTGATCGGCCTGCCGCACCGGCTCGTGATCGGTGATCGCGGTCTTAAGGCCGGTACCATCGAATACAAGGGGCGTGGCGATGCCGAGCCCGAGAACTGGCCGCTCGCCGATGTCCGTGCCCGGCTTGCCAAGCGCCTGGCGTCTTAG